In the Leishmania panamensis strain MHOM/PA/94/PSC-1 chromosome 30 sequence genome, one interval contains:
- a CDS encoding hypothetical protein (TriTrypDB/GeneDB-style sysID: LpmP.30.2990) has translation MESSHSHGRGEEGLSNAQMLWYSVAAVLCVAGAGFFVGLQIALFSIDRLYLRVLTTTGTPKERQQAKSLLGVLKLQHWTLVALVLMNAVFVMTLPILLEAMFDELTALIVSITAVLFAGEVMPLAVFVRWAIPVCSYFIHAIWLAIIVTAPVSYPMSKVLDHVLGHKEELLDREDLAALIVGPQLGENDESAMMEVAAVRVGDGGDENAQMTEKTSSSYQLRDSEVKMLQAAMRLSTDTVEQHLRTKAADAFMLSSRDSLDRETILRILTAGYSRVPVYSGENRRHIIGALVVNSLASLCFSQPDPPPLVSDYPLREVMKLSQELSLYDVYLAFRNGPSNMAVIYDSSGAMVGLLTLNDVLAALYNADPVEPTELSRQYLHRQQKMVELVEGMKFLQATKRVVSMPLGTSRPGEPGSKKEQTGDAEDHIAAITLLPAPRHGVSPATPPPQP, from the coding sequence ATGGAAAGCTCTCACTCCCACGGGCGTGGCGAGGAGGGCCTGAGTAATGCACAGATGCTCTGGTACAGTGTCGCGGCAGTGCTGTGCGTCGCAGGTGCGGGTTTCTTCGTTGGCCTCCAAATCGCGCTCTTCTCGATCGACCGCCTCTATCTCCGCGttctcaccaccactggcACGCCGAAGGAGCGCCAGCAGGCCAAGTCGCTGCTCGGAGTGCTGAAGTTGCAGCACTGGACTCTCGTGGCGCTCGTCTTGATGAACGCCGTATTCGTCATGACGCTGCCGATTCTCCTAGAGGCGATGTTCGACGAGCTCACAGCCCTTATCGTGTCCATCACGGCTGTCCTCTTTGCTGGTGAGGTGATGCCGCTCGCCGTTTTTGTGCGCTGGGCCATTCCGGTCTGCTCCTACTTCATCCACGCAATCTGGCTCGCTATTATCGTGACAGCGCCAGTGAGCTATCCGATGAGCAAGGTGCTTGACCATGTCCTTGGCCACAAGGAAGAGCTGCTCGACCGCGAGGATTTGGCCGCCTTGATTGTCGGCCCGCAGCTCGGGGAAAACGACGAGAGCGCAATGATGGAGGTTGCAGCGGTGCGagtcggcgatggcggcgatgaGAACGCGCAGATGACGGAGAAAACGAGTTCGTCCTATCAGCTGCGCGACTCAGAAGTCAAGATGCTGCAGGCGGCTATGCGACTTTCAACCGACACGGTGGAGCAGCATCTACGCACGAAGGCAGCGGATGCCTTCATGCTGTCCTCTCGTGACAGCCTTGATCGCGAAACGATTCTGCGCATCTTGACCGCCGGCTATAGCCGTGTGCCGGTATACTCTGGCGAGAATCGGCGGCACATCATTGGCGCCCTTGTTGTGAACTCGCTTGCGTCGCTGTGCTTTTCTCAGCCAgacccgccgccgctcgtgAGCGATTACCCCCTCCGCGAGGTCATGAAACTTTCTCAGGAGTTGTCTCTCTACGATGTCTACCTTGCCTTCCGCAATGGACCATCCAATATGGCTGTCATCTACGACTCTTCCGGAGCCATGGTGGGCCTGCTGACGCTGAATGACGTGCTAGCGGCACTCTACAACGCCGACCCGGTGGAACCGACCGAGCTGTCAAGGCAGTATTTGCACCGCCAGCAGAAGATGGTCGAGCTGGTGGAGGGGATGAAGTTCCTGCAGGCCACGAAGCGCGTTGTGTCGATGCCACTGGGCACGAGTCGGCCCGGTGAGCCGGGTTCCAAGAAGGAGCAGACGGGGGATGCAGAGGACCATATTGCCGCCATCACCCTCCTCCCGGCTCCTCGGCATGGCGTGTCACctgcaacgccgccgccgcagccctGA
- a CDS encoding eukaryotic translation initiation factor 3 subunit 7-like protein (TriTrypDB/GeneDB-style sysID: LpmP.30.3000), whose translation MPFELPELYINPQFSWGPPEEEMQLDDGSPFELYSKADPLEALDWFTYKREADVSDSNSDSEVVATNKRKAFKQVEDNARLNALRTEREKTVMFNPRNNGPHNAKAVAGKKGKDNRNTNQRRNRRKVTELANTYNASAMAVVQHVMKQTDMTKLRMTALPKVIEVGLYGTPPIYNTGIEAATCARPLPLDESKYEEDYFMRGLTTEDPELRKIMGEVQRHPLVVVTDEILSLLMVCTRSSYPWHIRVLNYNNIWILVKGEDSNIDKQWVSETAGHEIRPSEGADNRAERISSLGEESTKVYNCFARAACAKSFAQVKTSRSPFTRKQPRMYSYRRYILHDGTPDRYDIVVRCEVDALMPRTNDRIRCFALLEQCVVSEKDSSWRREGLLKNAASFLPIEYAHNGCKIARWTALSLLSDAKLMKIGFVSCEEKMEKGQRVFDHKQHEVLSVQTYSPASLATQFGIDVSNMWAIVDYIMRPFIEGHSICPSILMKPGDKSELIVVEEEDDDDDSDEDDSEEDGDDGDDKEDE comes from the coding sequence atgcCTTTCGAGCTTCCCGAACTGTACATCAACCCCCAGTTCTCCTGGGGTCCTcccgaggaggagatgcagcTGGACGACGGTTCCCCATTCGAGCTCTACTCCAAGGCGGACCCGCTGGAGGCGCTAGACTGGTTTACCtacaagagagaggcggatgTGAGCGACAGCAATAGCGATagcgaggtggtggcgaccAACAAGCGCAAGGCATTCAAGCAGGTCGAGGACAACGCCCGCCTCAACGCTCTGCGCACGGAGCGCGAGAAGACAGTCATGTTCAACCCGCGCAACAACGGCCCGCACAACGCAAAGGCGGTGGCTGGCAAGAAGGGTAAGGACAACCGCAACACCAACCAGCGCCGCAACCGCCGCAAGGTGACGGAGCTGGCGAACACCTACAACGCCTCGGCGATGGCAGTAGTGCAGCACGTGATGAAGCAAACAGACATGACGAAGCTCCGCATGACCGCGCTGCCAAAGGTAATTGAAGTCGGCCTCTACGGTACCCCACCGATCTACAACACCGGCATCGAGGCGGCCACGTGTGCCCGCCCGCTACCGCTCGACGAGTCCAAGTACGAGGAGGACTACTTCATGCGTGGCCTCACCACGGAGGAtccggagctgcgcaagatCATgggcgaggtgcagcgccacccgCTCGTGGTCGTCACGGATGAAATtctgtcgctgctgatggtgTGCACCCGCTCCTCTTACCCATGGCACATACGCGTGCTCAACTACAACAACATCTGGATCCTCGTCAAAGGCGAGGACAGCAACATCGACAAGCAGTGGGTGAGCGAGACGGCTGGGCATGAGATCCGCCCGTCCGAGGGCGCCGACAACCGCGCCGAGCGCATTTCTTCTCTGGGCGAGGAGTCGACAAAGGTGTACAACTGCTTTGCGCGTGCAGCGTGCGCGAAGAGCTTTGCACAAGTCAAGACGAGCCGCAGTCCCTTCACCCGTAAGCAGCCGCGCATGTACAGCTACCGCCGCTACATCCTGCACGATGGCACACCGGACCGCTACGACATCGTGGTGCGTTGCGAAGTGGATGCACTGATGCCGCGCACGAACGACCGAatccgctgcttcgcgcTGCTGGAACAGTGTGTCGTGAGCGAGAAGGACTCCTCGTGGCGCCGCGAGGGACTGCTGAAGAACGCTGCCTCTTTCCTGCCCATCGAGTACGCGCACAACGGCTGCAAGATCGCGCGctggacggcgctgtcgctgctgtcggaCGCGAAGCTGATGAAGATCGGCTTCGTGTCGTGCGAGGAGAAAATGGAGAAGGGACAGCGCGTGTTCGATCATAAGCAGCACGAGGTGCTCTCCGTGCAGACCTACTCGCCCGCGTCGCTTGCCACGCAGTTCGGTATTGACGTGTCGAACATGTGGGCCATTGTGGACTACATCATGCGCCCCTTCATCGAGGGTCACTCGATCTGCCCATCGATCCTTATGAAGCCCGGCGACAAGTCCGAGCTGAtcgtcgtcgaggaggaggacgacgatgatgacagcgacgaggatgactcggaggaggacggcgacgacggtgatGACAAGGAAGACGAGTAG